Proteins found in one Gemmatimonadales bacterium genomic segment:
- a CDS encoding SEC-C metal-binding domain-containing protein, producing SLEDDLMRMFGSDRIAAWMDRSGAEEGEVITGALITRAIEQAQKRVELQNFQTRKRLLEYDDVMNQQREVIYSLRLFALEKGEELKAESRRMIEAALGRSVHEYLSDASRPEEYDRAGLRSALTLQYLVSPEKVLSASDTHDLDAIVAATQAEGEAAFHRKIEYLREFGRKLNIPDVDGQILSQVMQAVLDEKWKDHLYDLDQLRNAIQYRAYGQKDPLIEYKREAFDMFEDLMRDIQSTFTERFLKIQVTAEPPRRPPPPPPPVTSRGDAELFAPTAGRTPGAPPPAPAVSSSAGPLRAPPVGGMAEVGRNDPCPCGSGKKYKKCHGAR from the coding sequence TTCGCTCGAAGACGACCTGATGCGGATGTTCGGGTCCGACCGGATTGCGGCATGGATGGACCGCAGCGGTGCGGAGGAGGGCGAGGTGATCACGGGGGCGCTGATCACCCGTGCCATCGAACAGGCCCAGAAGCGGGTCGAGCTCCAGAACTTCCAGACCCGAAAGCGGCTCCTCGAGTACGACGACGTGATGAACCAGCAGCGGGAGGTCATCTACTCCCTGCGGCTCTTCGCGCTCGAGAAGGGGGAGGAGCTCAAGGCGGAGAGCCGCCGGATGATCGAGGCGGCCCTGGGTCGGAGCGTGCACGAGTACCTCAGCGATGCCAGTCGCCCCGAGGAGTACGATCGGGCGGGGCTTCGCTCGGCGCTGACGCTGCAGTACCTGGTCTCGCCGGAAAAGGTGCTGTCAGCGTCGGATACCCATGACCTCGATGCGATCGTCGCGGCCACCCAGGCAGAGGGCGAGGCGGCGTTCCACCGGAAGATCGAGTACCTCAGGGAATTCGGCCGAAAGCTCAACATTCCGGATGTGGACGGGCAAATCCTCTCGCAGGTGATGCAGGCGGTCCTGGACGAGAAGTGGAAGGATCACCTCTACGACCTCGACCAGCTCCGGAACGCCATCCAGTACCGGGCCTACGGCCAGAAGGACCCGCTGATCGAATACAAGCGCGAGGCGTTCGATATGTTCGAAGACCTCATGCGCGACATCCAGTCCACGTTTACGGAGCGGTTCCTGAAGATTCAGGTCACCGCCGAGCCCCCCCGGCGACCGCCACCCCCGCCGCCGCCGGTCACCTCGCGCGGCGACGCGGAGCTCTTTGCGCCGACGGCCGGACGCACTCCCGGGGCGCCGCCGCCCGCGCCTGCGGTCAGCAGCAGCGCCGGGCCGCTGCGGGCTCCGCCTGTAGGGGGGATGGCCGAGGTTGGCCGGAATGATCCCTGCCCCTGCGGTTCGGGGAAGAAATACAAGAAATGCCACGGGGCGCGCTGA
- the radC gene encoding DNA repair protein RadC — protein sequence MPASVSPSAVPDRPRERLWALGPAALTPGELLAILLGTGSTTTRVGEVAARLLEAGGGSLRRLAARPPAELLQVPGVGTAKGARLLAAFELAARMAAETRPTRPRIGEPADVARLLGPRLRDLEVEEFRLLALDSQSRVLREVLVTRGLLNSSLVHPREVFRPAIAEAAAGIIVVHNHPSGDPTPSAEDQAVTRQLVAAGRLLDLPVYDHVVIAGDRFVSFATAGLL from the coding sequence GTGCCTGCTTCCGTTTCCCCCTCCGCCGTCCCTGACCGACCCCGCGAGCGCCTCTGGGCCCTGGGGCCCGCCGCGTTGACGCCGGGCGAACTTCTCGCCATCCTCCTAGGGACGGGAAGCACCACCACCCGCGTGGGTGAGGTCGCCGCCCGCCTGCTGGAGGCGGGGGGAGGGTCGTTGCGCCGCCTGGCGGCGCGGCCCCCCGCCGAGCTGTTGCAAGTGCCAGGCGTCGGGACCGCCAAGGGGGCGCGGCTGCTGGCCGCCTTCGAACTGGCGGCCCGGATGGCGGCGGAAACCCGCCCGACGCGCCCGAGAATCGGGGAGCCGGCGGATGTCGCCCGGCTCCTCGGGCCGCGGCTCCGGGACCTGGAGGTGGAGGAGTTCCGGCTGCTCGCGCTCGACAGCCAGAGCCGGGTGCTGCGCGAGGTGCTGGTGACGCGGGGACTCCTGAACAGCTCCCTGGTGCATCCCCGGGAGGTGTTCCGGCCGGCGATCGCAGAGGCGGCGGCGGGCATCATCGTCGTCCACAACCATCCGAGCGGAGACCCGACCCCCTCGGCCGAAGATCAGGCGGTAACCCGGCAGCTGGTGGCGGCCGGACGCCTCCTGGACCTGCCGGTGTACGATCACGTCGTGATCGCCGGCGACCGTTTCGTCAGTTTCGCCACCGCAGGACTCCTGTGA
- a CDS encoding bifunctional (p)ppGpp synthetase/guanosine-3',5'-bis(diphosphate) 3'-pyrophosphohydrolase has protein sequence MTAPTLDLAPELRAVLAKHADRLDLDLIERALRFSTSAHHGQKRASGEEFISHSIAVAMILADQLPDSTSIAAALLHDVVEDSDVGVEDIARDFGPEVGVIVDGLTKISHLTFRSTAEEQVENYRKLLLSIAKDARVIIIKLADRLHNMRTLEHLEPQKRMRIATETREIYAPLAHRFGMAGMKAELEDLAFRWLEPEDYKVLSEQIASEREAREQMIDRLRRPLEDELKRAGIDAEVTGRPKHLWSIEQKIKRRGKPFDEIYDLMAVRVIVATVPECYHVLGIIHHNWTPLQERIKDYIASPKSNAYQSLHTTIFGPGGELFEVQIRTKEMHRTAEYGIAAHWVYKNEGKGDDELDQALGWFRQLLELQQDTHTPEEFLEFLKVDLYQDEIFMFTPQGDVKRLPKGATPIDFAFHVHTEVGLRCQGAKINGRIAPLHRELKNGDTVEILTSQHARPSRDWLNHVHTARARHKIKQWIREEEESVSLQLGREILARETRRRRLDPPTPDQLERGGEALGLHSGTALEVAIGRGDVAIGQVFRVLYPDRPPDELQDPKPTVFGRLVDRIRLGRGIKIHGVDGLMVRYAQCCQPVPGDSVTGYVTQGRGISIHRADCPNLLTLSAEGRRVEIDWQEVEGEAFSVRLALSGEDRRGLYADIMSAISSTGTNIRSADIHTKDGTVFGTVFVEVDNIGHLGKVLKAVRRVKGVHEVERREAPGTGAGQSGQ, from the coding sequence GTGACCGCTCCGACGCTCGACCTGGCCCCTGAACTTCGCGCCGTGCTCGCCAAGCACGCCGATCGCCTCGATCTGGACCTGATCGAGCGGGCGCTGCGCTTCAGCACGTCCGCGCATCACGGCCAGAAGCGGGCGTCCGGCGAGGAGTTCATTTCCCACAGCATCGCGGTGGCGATGATCCTGGCGGACCAGCTCCCCGACTCCACCTCCATCGCGGCGGCGCTGCTGCACGATGTCGTGGAGGATTCCGACGTCGGCGTCGAGGACATCGCGCGCGACTTCGGCCCCGAGGTCGGGGTCATCGTCGACGGCCTCACCAAGATCTCCCACCTGACCTTCCGCTCCACCGCCGAAGAGCAGGTGGAGAACTACCGCAAGCTGCTGCTGTCGATTGCCAAGGACGCGCGGGTCATCATCATCAAGCTGGCCGACCGCCTGCACAACATGCGGACGCTGGAGCATCTCGAGCCCCAGAAGCGGATGCGCATCGCCACCGAAACGCGGGAGATCTACGCCCCCCTGGCGCACCGCTTCGGCATGGCCGGGATGAAGGCGGAACTGGAAGACCTCGCCTTCCGCTGGCTGGAGCCGGAGGATTACAAGGTGCTCTCGGAGCAGATCGCGTCGGAGCGCGAGGCACGGGAGCAGATGATCGACCGGCTCCGCCGTCCGCTGGAGGACGAGCTGAAGCGGGCCGGGATCGACGCCGAAGTGACCGGCCGCCCCAAGCATCTCTGGTCCATCGAGCAGAAGATCAAGCGACGCGGCAAGCCCTTCGACGAGATCTACGACCTGATGGCCGTCCGTGTCATCGTGGCGACCGTGCCGGAGTGCTACCACGTCCTCGGCATCATCCACCACAACTGGACGCCGCTGCAGGAGCGGATCAAGGACTACATCGCCAGCCCGAAGTCGAACGCCTACCAGTCTCTCCACACCACGATCTTCGGGCCCGGGGGCGAGCTCTTCGAGGTGCAGATCCGCACCAAGGAGATGCACCGCACCGCCGAATACGGCATCGCGGCGCACTGGGTGTACAAGAACGAGGGCAAGGGCGACGACGAACTCGACCAGGCGCTCGGCTGGTTCCGGCAGCTGCTCGAGCTGCAGCAGGACACGCACACGCCGGAGGAATTCCTCGAGTTCCTCAAGGTGGACCTGTACCAGGACGAGATCTTCATGTTCACCCCGCAGGGGGACGTGAAGCGGCTGCCCAAGGGCGCGACGCCGATCGACTTCGCCTTCCACGTCCACACCGAGGTCGGGCTGCGGTGCCAGGGCGCCAAGATCAACGGGCGGATCGCTCCGCTGCACCGCGAGTTGAAGAACGGCGATACCGTCGAAATCCTGACCAGCCAGCACGCCCGGCCGAGCCGCGACTGGCTGAACCATGTGCACACGGCACGGGCGCGGCACAAGATCAAGCAATGGATTCGGGAGGAGGAGGAGTCGGTCAGCCTGCAGCTCGGACGGGAAATCCTCGCCCGGGAAACGCGGCGCCGCCGCCTCGATCCACCCACCCCGGATCAGCTGGAGCGTGGGGGCGAGGCGCTCGGGCTCCACAGCGGGACGGCGCTCGAAGTCGCGATCGGCCGGGGCGACGTGGCGATCGGGCAGGTGTTCCGGGTGCTCTACCCTGACCGGCCGCCGGACGAATTGCAGGACCCGAAGCCGACCGTCTTCGGCCGCCTGGTGGACCGGATCCGTCTCGGGCGCGGGATCAAGATCCACGGGGTCGATGGCCTGATGGTGCGCTACGCCCAGTGCTGCCAGCCGGTGCCCGGCGATTCGGTCACCGGGTACGTGACCCAGGGCCGGGGCATCTCGATTCACCGCGCGGACTGTCCAAACCTCCTGACGCTCAGCGCCGAGGGGCGCCGGGTCGAGATCGACTGGCAGGAGGTGGAGGGGGAGGCGTTCTCGGTACGGCTGGCGCTCTCAGGCGAGGACCGACGCGGACTCTACGCGGACATCATGTCGGCCATCAGCTCCACCGGCACCAACATCCGCTCCGCGGACATTCATACCAAGGACGGCACGGTCTTCGGCACCGTGTTCGTCGAGGTCGACAACATCGGCCATCTGGGCAAGGTGCTGAAGGCGGTGCGCCGGGTGAAGGGGGTGCACGAGGTGGAGCGCCGGGAGGCGCCGGGGACCGGGGCGGGGCAGTCGGGGCAGTAG
- a CDS encoding neutral zinc metallopeptidase, which yields MKWQRGYQSSNVEDRRGARGGRLPGGRLGLGGIVILLILSIVFKRDFLSLAGGLADDPTAVTAGSDPVSSPAEDSTKQFISFVLDDAQQTWATIFAGSDAQYTDARLVLFRDGVQSACGYAQSATGPFYCPGDSQVYIDLGFYDELRDRFGAPGDFAQAYVLAHEIGHHVQRLIGTEAEIRKAQQRDPSRANEYSVALELQADCYAGIWASSAQERGLLEGGDIEEGLAAAAAVGDDRIQRMGGGYVNPDAFTHGSAAQRMAWFKRGFESGNPTRCAIDR from the coding sequence ATGAAGTGGCAGCGTGGTTACCAGAGTTCCAATGTCGAGGACCGTCGCGGCGCGCGGGGCGGTCGCCTCCCGGGCGGCCGGCTCGGCCTGGGCGGCATCGTCATCCTGCTCATCCTGAGCATTGTCTTCAAGCGGGACTTCCTCTCGCTGGCGGGCGGACTCGCGGATGATCCGACCGCGGTCACGGCGGGCTCGGACCCCGTCTCGTCGCCGGCGGAGGACTCGACCAAGCAGTTCATCTCGTTCGTCCTCGACGACGCCCAGCAGACCTGGGCGACGATCTTCGCCGGCAGTGACGCCCAGTACACCGACGCCCGCCTCGTCCTCTTTCGTGACGGCGTGCAGTCCGCCTGCGGCTACGCCCAGTCGGCCACCGGCCCCTTCTACTGCCCGGGCGACTCGCAAGTCTACATCGACCTCGGGTTCTACGACGAGTTGCGGGACCGCTTCGGCGCGCCCGGCGATTTTGCCCAGGCGTACGTGCTCGCCCACGAGATCGGGCATCATGTCCAGCGCCTGATCGGGACGGAGGCCGAGATCAGGAAGGCGCAGCAACGGGACCCGTCACGCGCCAACGAATACTCGGTGGCGCTGGAGCTGCAGGCGGACTGCTACGCCGGCATCTGGGCCAGCTCCGCCCAGGAGCGGGGGCTGCTGGAAGGCGGGGATATCGAGGAGGGCCTCGCCGCCGCCGCGGCGGTGGGCGACGACCGCATTCAGCGAATGGGGGGTGGATACGTGAACCCCGATGCGTTCACCCATGGGTCGGCCGCGCAGCGCATGGCGTGGTTCAAGCGGGGGTTCGAGTCAGGCAACCCGACGAGGTGCGCGATCGACAGGTAG
- a CDS encoding EVE domain-containing protein, with protein sequence MMTQYWLLKTEPSTYSLDDLERDRHTTWDGIKNALALINLRGMHPGDGLLFYHSGKEKAVVGRGSVVSAPRTDGKVTVVDVRFEARLGKPVTLAQIKADPGLAGLPLIRNTRLSVMPVTEDEWEVVQHLGGAARK encoded by the coding sequence ATGATGACTCAATATTGGCTGCTCAAGACCGAACCGTCCACCTACTCGCTCGACGACCTCGAACGGGACCGGCACACCACCTGGGACGGCATCAAGAACGCCCTCGCCCTGATCAACCTCCGCGGCATGCATCCCGGCGACGGTCTGCTCTTCTACCACTCCGGCAAGGAAAAGGCGGTGGTGGGGCGGGGGAGCGTCGTGTCCGCGCCGCGCACCGACGGCAAGGTAACGGTCGTCGATGTCCGGTTCGAGGCGCGGTTGGGGAAGCCGGTCACGCTGGCACAGATCAAGGCCGACCCCGGGCTCGCCGGCCTCCCGTTGATTCGCAATACCCGCCTCTCGGTCATGCCGGTCACCGAGGACGAATGGGAAGTGGTGCAGCACCTGGGCGGGGCCGCCCGGAAATAG
- the uvrB gene encoding excinuclease ABC subunit UvrB, with amino-acid sequence MATTLFKVEAPFTPAGDQPRAIEELTAGLRRGDRYQTLLGVTGSGKTMTLANVIAAYGRPTLVLSHNKTLAAQLYGELRQFLPTNAVEYFVSYYDYYQPEAYVPSSDVYIEKDASINQDIERLRLRATSSLIEREDVVIVATVSAIYGLGDPVEYRAQMVTVEQGSERGRDSILEDLVAIQYSRNDVSFEPGTFRVRGDTVEIFPAYEERAVRIELWGDTVERITKINPLTGEALQAMPRCAIYPAKHFVTQRAKIERAVRIIREELADRLKVLREAGKLLEAQRLETRTHFDIDMLLEVGICSGIENYSRHLSGRAEGERPACLFDYFPPEFLVVVDESHVTLPQIGGMSNGDRARKETLVEYGFRLPSALDNRPLRFDEFLSLAPQMINVSATPGDLELKLSDGAVVEQIIRPTGLIDPVVEIRPVKGQVDDLLHEIRERTRRKERVLVTTLTKRMSEDLTDYFQQHGVAVRYLHSDIDAIERIEILRGLRLGDFDVLVGINLLREGLDLPEVSLVAILDADQEGFLRSDRSLIQTVGRAARHLGGLGILYADRITGSMERALREMDRRRAIQVAYNEEHGITPRSIVKSLEQVRLSTYVADARTDKVEPIEAGSLVREDLHDPAARAKAIAALEQQMKEAAADLEFELAALLRDQVNDLKALGAPNVRREGGRRRRFA; translated from the coding sequence ATGGCCACCACGCTCTTCAAAGTCGAAGCGCCCTTCACGCCCGCGGGTGATCAGCCCCGCGCGATCGAAGAGCTGACGGCCGGACTGCGCCGCGGAGACCGCTACCAGACGCTCCTCGGCGTCACGGGATCCGGCAAGACGATGACGCTCGCCAACGTCATCGCCGCCTACGGACGCCCCACCCTGGTCCTCTCGCACAACAAGACGCTCGCCGCGCAGCTGTACGGCGAGCTCCGCCAGTTCCTCCCCACCAACGCCGTCGAGTACTTCGTCTCGTACTACGACTACTACCAGCCCGAGGCCTACGTCCCGAGCTCCGACGTCTACATCGAGAAGGACGCCTCGATCAACCAGGACATCGAACGGCTCCGGCTTCGGGCCACCTCCAGCCTGATCGAGCGGGAAGATGTGGTCATCGTGGCCACGGTCAGCGCCATCTACGGCCTTGGCGACCCGGTCGAGTATCGCGCGCAGATGGTCACGGTGGAACAGGGGAGCGAGCGCGGACGCGACTCGATCCTCGAAGATCTCGTCGCCATCCAGTACAGCCGGAACGACGTCAGCTTCGAGCCCGGCACCTTCCGGGTCCGCGGCGACACGGTCGAGATCTTTCCCGCCTACGAGGAGCGCGCCGTCCGCATCGAGCTCTGGGGCGACACGGTGGAGCGGATCACCAAGATCAACCCGCTCACCGGCGAAGCGCTGCAGGCCATGCCCCGGTGCGCCATCTATCCCGCCAAGCACTTCGTGACACAGCGGGCCAAGATCGAGCGCGCGGTGCGCATCATCCGCGAGGAGCTCGCCGACCGGCTCAAGGTGCTGCGCGAGGCGGGCAAGCTCCTCGAGGCGCAGCGGCTCGAGACGCGCACCCACTTCGACATCGACATGCTCCTCGAGGTCGGCATCTGTTCCGGGATCGAGAACTACTCGCGCCACCTCAGCGGCCGCGCCGAGGGGGAACGCCCCGCCTGTCTCTTCGACTACTTCCCGCCCGAGTTCCTGGTGGTGGTCGACGAGTCGCACGTGACCTTGCCGCAGATCGGCGGGATGTCCAACGGCGACCGCGCCCGCAAGGAGACCCTCGTCGAGTATGGCTTCCGCCTCCCCTCGGCGCTCGACAACCGGCCCCTCCGGTTCGACGAGTTCCTCTCCCTCGCGCCGCAGATGATCAACGTCTCGGCCACCCCGGGCGATCTCGAACTCAAGCTGTCGGACGGCGCCGTGGTCGAGCAGATCATCCGGCCGACCGGTCTCATCGATCCGGTGGTCGAGATCCGGCCGGTGAAGGGCCAGGTCGACGATCTCCTCCACGAGATTCGCGAACGGACGCGCCGCAAGGAACGGGTGCTCGTCACCACGCTCACCAAACGGATGTCCGAGGACCTGACGGATTACTTCCAGCAGCACGGAGTCGCGGTGCGCTACCTGCACTCCGATATCGATGCCATCGAACGCATCGAAATCCTGCGCGGGTTGCGGCTGGGCGACTTCGACGTCCTCGTCGGCATCAACCTGCTGCGCGAGGGGCTCGACTTGCCGGAGGTGTCGCTGGTGGCCATCCTCGACGCCGACCAGGAGGGGTTCCTCCGCTCCGACCGGTCGCTGATCCAGACCGTCGGCCGGGCGGCGCGCCACCTTGGCGGACTCGGGATCCTCTATGCCGACCGGATCACCGGCTCGATGGAACGGGCGCTTCGCGAGATGGACCGACGCCGCGCCATTCAGGTCGCCTACAACGAGGAGCATGGCATCACCCCGCGCTCCATCGTGAAGTCGCTGGAGCAGGTCCGGCTCTCCACCTATGTGGCCGATGCCCGCACCGACAAGGTCGAACCGATTGAGGCGGGGTCCCTGGTGCGCGAAGACCTGCACGACCCGGCGGCGCGCGCCAAGGCCATCGCGGCGCTCGAGCAGCAGATGAAGGAGGCGGCGGCCGATCTCGAGTTCGAGCTCGCGGCGCTCCTGCGCGACCAGGTGAACGACCTCAAGGCCCTCGGTGCCCCCAATGTCCGGCGCGAAGGTGGCCGGCGACGCCGGTTCGCCTGA
- the tsaE gene encoding tRNA (adenosine(37)-N6)-threonylcarbamoyltransferase complex ATPase subunit type 1 TsaE, whose product MRELTEAQLVAEGEELGRTLPPGAILLFEGDLGAGKTTFIRAIARGLGVEAPATSPTYSLVHRYRGGRGPVFHLDCYRLRDPDEAADLDWEALLDEGDAVLIEWPEKAGAWVPEPTMRFRLTHLDDPGRRGLESF is encoded by the coding sequence ATGCGCGAACTGACCGAGGCGCAACTGGTGGCCGAAGGCGAGGAACTCGGGCGTACGCTCCCGCCCGGCGCCATCCTGCTCTTCGAGGGCGACCTCGGCGCGGGCAAGACCACCTTCATCCGCGCCATCGCGCGGGGCCTCGGGGTCGAGGCGCCGGCCACGAGTCCGACCTATTCGCTGGTTCATCGGTACCGCGGGGGGCGGGGCCCGGTCTTCCACCTCGATTGCTACCGGCTGCGGGATCCCGACGAGGCCGCCGACCTCGATTGGGAGGCCCTGCTCGACGAAGGCGACGCCGTGTTGATCGAATGGCCGGAGAAGGCGGGCGCCTGGGTGCCGGAGCCCACCATGCGCTTCCGACTCACGCATCTCGACGATCCGGGTCGTCGCGGGCTGGAGTCGTTCTGA
- the tsaB gene encoding tRNA (adenosine(37)-N6)-threonylcarbamoyltransferase complex dimerization subunit type 1 TsaB, whose product MWLALETSSDRASVAVGRPGEVRAEVSLEGARKHAGALPRLIEEALAQAGTDLAALTDVVLGDGPGSFTGLRVGASVAKALVRTHGLAFHTTPALAGVAWSAGASPAERVLAVANALRGEVYAAEYRFPEGRLEVLQEPTVWLPERLLADCPVPDVVCGVLPAGLAERLGEWSSGYHPRAVRGVATAGALLALAARQDGVKRIADPAGWEPRYGRPAEAQAKWERDHGQSLPDTPGHLR is encoded by the coding sequence ATGTGGCTCGCGCTCGAAACCTCCTCCGACCGCGCGTCGGTTGCGGTGGGCCGGCCCGGGGAGGTGCGCGCCGAGGTCAGCCTGGAGGGGGCGCGCAAACACGCCGGCGCGCTGCCCCGGCTGATCGAGGAGGCGCTGGCCCAGGCCGGCACCGATCTGGCCGCGCTCACCGATGTCGTCCTCGGCGACGGTCCAGGGAGTTTCACTGGTCTGCGGGTGGGAGCGTCGGTTGCCAAGGCCCTGGTGCGCACCCACGGGCTGGCGTTCCACACCACGCCGGCGCTGGCTGGCGTCGCCTGGTCGGCCGGCGCCTCTCCCGCGGAGCGTGTGCTCGCCGTGGCGAACGCGCTCCGGGGCGAGGTGTATGCGGCGGAGTACCGGTTTCCGGAGGGACGACTCGAGGTTCTGCAGGAGCCGACGGTCTGGCTCCCGGAACGGTTGCTCGCCGACTGCCCCGTCCCCGATGTCGTGTGCGGGGTCCTTCCGGCGGGGCTGGCCGAGCGCCTGGGCGAATGGAGTTCGGGGTATCATCCCCGCGCCGTTCGCGGGGTGGCCACCGCTGGTGCGCTGCTCGCCCTCGCGGCGCGCCAGGATGGCGTGAAGCGGATCGCCGATCCGGCGGGCTGGGAGCCCAGGTACGGTCGCCCGGCGGAGGCGCAGGCCAAGTGGGAGCGGGACCATGGACAGTCACTTCCCGATACGCCCGGCCACCTTCGCTGA
- the rimI gene encoding ribosomal protein S18-alanine N-acetyltransferase, with protein MDSHFPIRPATFADAAAMAAIERRCFSDPWPLEGFREVFGLPGTVALVMTEADEPVGYFLAREILGTAEVLNLAIVPEQRGQGLGARLLDAGLAAVKARGGTEVFLEVRASNAVAQSLYAGRGFRTEGRRRGYYRRPDEDALVLRLVMAPVRSNDGDGETLV; from the coding sequence ATGGACAGTCACTTCCCGATACGCCCGGCCACCTTCGCTGACGCGGCGGCCATGGCCGCCATCGAGCGTCGGTGCTTCTCGGATCCCTGGCCGTTGGAGGGGTTCCGGGAGGTGTTCGGGCTGCCGGGGACAGTCGCGCTCGTCATGACCGAGGCCGACGAGCCAGTCGGGTATTTCCTCGCCCGCGAAATTCTTGGGACGGCCGAAGTGCTGAACCTCGCCATCGTGCCGGAGCAGCGGGGGCAGGGACTCGGAGCCCGGCTGCTCGATGCGGGGCTCGCGGCGGTCAAGGCGCGTGGGGGGACCGAGGTCTTTCTGGAGGTGAGGGCGTCCAATGCCGTGGCGCAATCACTGTACGCCGGACGCGGGTTCCGGACCGAGGGCCGCCGGCGGGGTTATTATCGGCGGCCCGACGAGGACGCGCTGGTGCTCCGGCTGGTCATGGCCCCGGTGCGGTCGAATGATGGTGACGGCGAGACATTGGTGTAG
- a CDS encoding single-stranded DNA-binding protein produces the protein MSRSLNKVQLIGNLGADPEVRSTNNGSRVATLSVATSRQWTGKSGDKQEKTEWHRVILWNTNFSKLADIAEKYCKKGDKVYIEGAIEYRTWQDREGQTKYTTEINGRELILLGGRSGGASDDSYSSSKVGAAASAPKKDESFDDFPEALDGEDDDLPF, from the coding sequence GTGAGTCGGAGTCTGAACAAGGTCCAACTGATCGGGAATCTCGGGGCAGATCCGGAGGTGCGCAGCACCAACAACGGCTCCCGCGTGGCCACCCTCTCGGTTGCCACCAGCCGCCAGTGGACCGGCAAGAGCGGCGACAAGCAGGAAAAGACGGAGTGGCACCGGGTCATCCTCTGGAACACCAATTTCAGCAAGCTGGCCGACATCGCCGAGAAGTATTGCAAGAAGGGCGACAAGGTCTACATCGAGGGGGCCATCGAATACCGCACCTGGCAGGACCGCGAGGGGCAGACGAAGTACACCACCGAAATCAACGGCCGCGAGCTGATCCTGCTCGGCGGGCGGAGCGGGGGGGCCTCGGACGACTCCTACAGCTCGTCGAAGGTGGGGGCCGCCGCCTCCGCCCCGAAGAAGGACGAGTCCTTCGACGACTTTCCCGAGGCCCTCGACGGCGAGGACGACGACCTGCCGTTCTAG
- a CDS encoding LysM peptidoglycan-binding domain-containing protein codes for MAMRNASTGQFSVRAFLVASLLAGVPAIALAQNTTVPETHTVKKGDTLWDLAKTYFGDPLTWPQIYKMNTAVIEDPHWIYPGEVLQLAGTAPSVIPAEPTQPAAAAPVAAAPGLVEVAPAPAGEPRPAVEPEVYAEAPAPAPGGGGARAAGPIPGDPTKLFGTSNAQGATGDQLVSYTEKAYRPLRPGEFYSAGFLTEDQKLSYGEVLGDVEPPMVANLQPPSTANQFSRIGIVPPKGATYQVGDSLAVAKRITSYAGYGDVIWPTGLVRVVEVTPEQATAIILKQYGRIRIGQVALPLERFSPGGSGRAVPVADGIEAKVIQARSSNVLTEQQTILFLDKGREEGVAPGDVFELWRTPEARWDAAYTVAEPMARLQIVRVGEHTSSALVVRVISADIKPGTTAKQVAKLPN; via the coding sequence ATGGCTATGCGCAATGCGTCGACGGGGCAGTTCTCCGTGAGGGCTTTCCTGGTCGCCAGCCTCCTGGCCGGCGTCCCGGCAATCGCCCTGGCCCAGAACACCACCGTCCCCGAGACCCACACGGTCAAGAAGGGCGACACCCTCTGGGATCTCGCCAAGACGTATTTCGGCGATCCGCTTACCTGGCCCCAGATCTACAAGATGAACACTGCCGTCATCGAGGATCCACACTGGATCTATCCTGGCGAAGTGCTCCAGCTGGCGGGTACGGCCCCGAGTGTCATTCCGGCCGAACCGACCCAACCGGCCGCAGCGGCGCCGGTGGCGGCGGCGCCCGGACTGGTGGAGGTCGCACCGGCTCCCGCCGGTGAGCCCCGCCCTGCCGTCGAGCCCGAGGTGTACGCCGAGGCGCCTGCGCCGGCTCCCGGCGGCGGTGGCGCGCGTGCCGCGGGCCCGATCCCCGGCGACCCCACGAAGCTCTTCGGGACGAGCAACGCCCAGGGCGCCACCGGCGACCAGTTGGTGTCGTACACCGAGAAGGCCTACCGTCCCCTGCGTCCCGGTGAGTTCTACAGCGCCGGCTTCCTCACCGAAGACCAGAAGCTGAGCTACGGTGAGGTGCTGGGCGATGTGGAGCCGCCGATGGTGGCCAATCTGCAGCCGCCGTCCACGGCCAACCAGTTCTCGCGAATCGGCATCGTCCCCCCGAAGGGCGCCACCTACCAGGTGGGCGACTCGTTGGCGGTGGCCAAGCGGATTACCAGCTACGCCGGGTATGGCGATGTGATCTGGCCCACCGGGCTCGTGCGCGTCGTCGAGGTGACTCCGGAGCAGGCGACTGCGATCATCCTCAAACAGTACGGCCGCATTCGCATCGGACAGGTCGCGCTGCCGCTGGAGCGCTTCAGCCCGGGCGGGTCGGGGCGCGCAGTGCCGGTCGCCGACGGCATCGAGGCCAAGGTCATTCAGGCCCGGTCAAGCAACGTCCTGACCGAGCAGCAGACGATCCTCTTCCTCGACAAGGGTCGCGAGGAGGGTGTGGCGCCGGGCGATGTGTTCGAGCTCTGGCGGACGCCCGAGGCGCGCTGGGATGCCGCGTACACGGTCGCCGAGCCGATGGCCCGGCTCCAGATTGTGCGCGTGGGTGAGCACACCTCATCCGCGCTGGTCGTTCGCGTCATCTCGGCCGACATCAAGCCGGGGACCACGGCCAAGCAGGTCGCCAAACTGCCGAACTGA